The Epinephelus lanceolatus isolate andai-2023 chromosome 14, ASM4190304v1, whole genome shotgun sequence genome has a window encoding:
- the LOC144466886 gene encoding uncharacterized protein LOC144466886: MPSGKGRHASCSVASCSNQDRSLFAVPTEEEVRTQWISFIFDGNPPGTVPKILYVCAKHFTPESFSNLFQFQSGFATKLWLNVGAIPTLREPPSTSEEVSTPQMSAGKRDVSCQTDPPTTCTVGTQLSMRTLQPHFRSAAVQASVSCKDSCTSTLPSAATNPLLTSTPIKRPAKRPREEMEEEEEDPFEGTSSMAESRGEDVTYDPASSVSLSLSTDMSGVVSNAPHKTKKYIVHESCIMELFELCPICKCVCEVRTRTIGTFLTVDQLCPHCQFTRHWKSQPVLGSTPAGNIELSAAVYISGASFFKLEKIFKAMQLQVFQYDTFRRHARMFIEPAIVHQWTSSQNDILQRLSTEGKAIVGGDMRADSPGHSAKFGSYLKTNRVIDIQLVQSNEVGGSYHMGKEGLQRSLTLLNERGVTLDCIVTDRHPQIQKFLRESNITQFFDVWHIEKGISKQLDKYAKMKDCERLRKWMRSIKNHIYWTAASSTTGPERVAKWNSILNHVQNIHTHEDPIFPNCQHELRKTRDKKKWLKAGTPEFFKLEKVMSNKRILKAVEKISPHHQTSSVEAFHSVILRFAPKNVVFRFLGMLCRLYLAVLYYNENADRPQAKTSAGEPVFKVHFPKAKKGECVAKPVKTEPTFHYVQDLMDLIFEKVFVDPAPYMEEVMKIPIPRDLQAEYVRPDKEEVIASYVSRFNQEGAA, from the exons ATGCCGAGTGGGAAAGGACGACACGCCAGCTGCTCTGTTGCAAGCTGCAGTAACCAAGACAGAAGTCTTTTTGCAGTTccaacagaagaagaagtgaggaCCCAGTGgatatcttttatttttgatggAAACCCTCCTGGAACAGTCCCGAAAATACTATATGTATGTGCTAAGCATTTTACACCGGAGTCTTTCAGTAACCTATTTCAGTTCCAGTCAGGCTTTGCCACTAaactgtggctgaatgttggAGCCATACCAACTCTCCGTGAGCCGCCTTCAACATCGGAGGAG GTGAGCACACCACAAATGAGTGCAGGAAAAAGAGATGTTTCCTGCCAGACTGATCCCCCCACCACATGCACCGTTGGCACTCAGTTGTCTATGAGGACATTACAGCCACACTTCAGAAGTGCAG CTGTCCAGGCCTCTGTGTCCTGCAAAGACAGTTGTACATCCACACTTCCTAGTGCAGCCACCAACCCCCTTTTAACTTCCACACCTATAAAGAGACCGGCAAAAAGACCTCGTGAGGaaatggaggaggaagaggaggatccATTTGAGGGCACATCTTCAATGGCAGAGTCACGAGGGGAGGATGTCACCTATGATCCTGCAAGCTCTGTCTCACTGTCACTTTCAACAGACATGTC TGGTGTAGTATCAAACGCCCCGCACAAGACCAAGAAGTATATTGTGCATGAGTCCTGCATTATGGAGCTGTTTGAGTTGTGCCCTatttgcaagtgtgtgtgtgaggttcgGACCAGGACGATTGGGACATTCCTAACCGTGGACCAACTGTGTCCACATTGTCAGTTCACCCGGCATTGGAAGAGTCAGCCTGTTCTAGGGAGTACCCCAGCTGGGAACATCGAACTTTCTGCAGCGGTGTACATCAGTGGAGCATCTTTCTTCAAACTTGAAAAG ATCTTCAAAGCTATGCAACTGCAGGTGTTCCAATATGACACCTTTCGTCGACATGCCCGTATGTTCATTGAGCCAGCGATTGTACACCAGTGGACCTCTTCACAGAATGACATCCTACAACGTCTCAGCACGGAGGGCAAGGCCATTGTTGGTGGTGACATGAGGGCTGACTCTCCAG GGCACTCCGCAAAGTTTGGAAGCTACCTCAAAACCAACAGAGTTATTGATATTCAATTGGTTCAG AGCAACGAGGTTGGTGGAAGCTACCACATGGGAAAAGAGGGGCTGCAGAGGAGCCTGACCTTGTTAAATGAACGGGGTGTGACTCTGGACTGTATTGTTACTGACCGTCATCCACAAATCCAGAAATTCCTGAGGGAAAGCAACATCACCCAATTCTTTGACGTTTGGCATATTGAGAAAG GAATTTCAAAGCAACTAGACAAGTACGCCAAGATGAAAGACTGTGAGAGGTTACGGAAGTGGATGCGTTCAATCAAAAATCACATCTACTGGACTGCAGCATCATCCACGACTGGACCTGAGAGGGTGGCAAAATGGAACTCCATCCTGAACCATGTGCAGAATATCCACACACATGAGGACCCCATTTTCCCTAACTGCCAACATGAACTGCGCAAAACCAGGGACAAAAAgaaatggctgaaagcag GAACACCAGAATTCTTCAAATTGGAGAAGGTCATGTCGAACAAGCGAATCCTGAAAGCTGTGGAAAAAATCAGTCCCCACCACCAAACATCATCTGTGGAGGCTTTCCACAGTGTCATCCTTCGTTTTGCACCCAAGAACGTGGTTTTTCGTTTTCTTGGAATGCTGTGCAG ACTCTACTTGGCTGTACTCTACTACAATGAGAATGCTGACCGACCACAAGCCAAAACTTCTGCTGGAGAACCAGTCTTCAAGGTGCACTTCCCAAAGGCCAAGAAGGGAGAGTGTGTGGCTAAACCAGTTAAGACTGAGCCAACTTTTC ACTATGTTCAGGACTTGATGGACCTGATCTTCGAAAAAGTCTTTGTGGACCCGGCACCTTACATGGAGGAGGTAATGAAGATTCCCATCCCAAGAGACTTGCAAGCAGAGTATGTGCGACCAGACAAGGAGGAGGTCATCGCAAGCTATGTCTCTCGCTTCAATCAAGAGGGGGCAGCTTGA